The proteins below are encoded in one region of Myxococcales bacterium:
- a CDS encoding alpha/beta hydrolase, producing the protein MTDKIETRNSISSRIYRGVTYNSQSPQQKLDIYLPTDSSDMRLPALLWVHGGGWAGGSRLSESEFALRQLERGYVVVGVGYRLSWEAPYPAALVDVRNAVRFLKKNASDYHIDPNHIAIWGASAGGHLAALVGTTGHMDNAAVGDYVGISSEVQAVIDWWGPSDFLAMSHQWPARCKSHRDSTAASSPESRLLECPVLECPDAARAANPITYLSAKTPPFLIMAGDSDCTVPPKQSELLWAALKRHHVSVEFALIKGAEHGGPRWYDPAVQAKVDTFLDRYLPSPWLSAISASP; encoded by the coding sequence GTGACAGACAAGATCGAAACGCGTAATTCTATATCATCGCGCATCTACCGCGGGGTCACTTACAACTCTCAAAGTCCTCAGCAAAAACTCGACATTTATCTTCCGACTGACTCCTCAGATATGCGATTGCCTGCCTTGTTATGGGTTCATGGCGGAGGCTGGGCAGGTGGTTCTCGGCTTAGTGAGAGCGAATTTGCGTTGCGCCAACTCGAGCGTGGGTATGTTGTAGTCGGCGTAGGTTATCGACTGAGTTGGGAGGCTCCGTACCCAGCAGCGCTTGTCGATGTGCGAAATGCGGTACGCTTCCTCAAGAAAAACGCATCGGACTACCACATCGATCCTAATCATATTGCGATTTGGGGTGCATCGGCTGGTGGTCATCTTGCAGCTTTGGTTGGAACGACCGGCCATATGGATAATGCTGCAGTGGGTGACTATGTTGGTATCTCGTCGGAGGTTCAGGCGGTGATCGATTGGTGGGGTCCAAGTGACTTTCTTGCGATGTCTCACCAGTGGCCCGCGCGGTGTAAGTCTCATCGCGATAGTACTGCAGCAAGTTCGCCTGAATCACGGCTGCTCGAATGTCCCGTTCTCGAGTGCCCCGATGCGGCGCGCGCTGCCAACCCGATCACCTACCTAAGCGCGAAGACGCCGCCCTTTTTGATCATGGCTGGTGATAGCGATTGCACGGTCCCGCCAAAGCAGTCGGAGTTGCTCTGGGCGGCACTTAAACGCCACCATGTGTCTGTCGAGTTCGCACTGATCAAAGGTGCTGAACATGGAGGACCTCGCTGGTACGATCCGGCGGTGCAGGCCAAAGTCGATACCTTTTTGGATCGCTATTTGCCCAGTCCCTGGCTCTCAGCGATTTCTGCGTCTCCATGA
- a CDS encoding glycosyltransferase — MSSLSVTLVIPARDAAQTIGPCLDALLPLQQNALLSEIIVVDDGSKDETASIIKSYPVRYLEGAGRGAGSARNLGWKQAQSDLVWFVDSDCVAEAGALERLLPYMQDEKVGAVGGSYGNMNTHSLVASLIHEEIVERHLRMPNRVSFLATFNILIRKKVLEQVGGFDERFLKAQDVELAYRIMEGGFTLAFDAESRVKHYHLTALLKYLKVQAKQGYWRIWLYKKHPKRAGGDSYAGKIDYAQPPLAMCCLATLPLVVLSWWPLIVSAMLLLLLQLPMALALISRTRKLRYLSYLPFGFILAFWRGVGMSLAVLSLLLPSKQSVSVG; from the coding sequence ATGTCTTCACTTTCGGTTACACTTGTTATTCCTGCACGTGATGCGGCTCAGACGATTGGCCCCTGTCTTGATGCGCTGCTGCCACTGCAACAAAATGCGTTGCTTTCGGAGATTATCGTCGTAGATGACGGATCAAAAGACGAGACCGCATCCATTATAAAGAGCTATCCCGTTCGCTACCTTGAGGGCGCAGGTCGTGGCGCAGGCTCGGCACGCAATCTGGGTTGGAAACAAGCACAAAGCGACCTTGTATGGTTTGTCGATTCAGATTGTGTGGCTGAAGCAGGTGCTTTAGAGCGTTTGCTTCCATATATGCAAGACGAAAAGGTGGGTGCTGTCGGCGGAAGTTACGGCAACATGAACACTCATTCGCTTGTTGCGTCGCTGATTCATGAAGAGATTGTCGAACGTCATTTGCGGATGCCGAATCGTGTGAGCTTTCTTGCAACGTTTAATATTCTCATTCGTAAAAAAGTGCTCGAACAAGTGGGTGGTTTTGATGAACGCTTCTTAAAGGCACAAGATGTAGAGCTTGCATACCGAATCATGGAAGGCGGTTTTACACTTGCTTTTGATGCGGAATCGCGAGTGAAACACTATCACCTTACGGCTTTGCTTAAGTATCTAAAGGTCCAAGCCAAGCAAGGCTATTGGCGCATCTGGCTTTATAAGAAACACCCAAAGCGGGCAGGCGGTGATTCCTATGCTGGCAAGATTGACTATGCGCAGCCCCCGCTTGCCATGTGCTGCCTTGCGACATTGCCGCTTGTTGTCTTGTCATGGTGGCCACTTATCGTTTCAGCGATGCTCTTGCTACTGCTGCAGCTACCGATGGCTTTGGCGTTGATCTCCCGAACAAGGAAATTACGCTATCTAAGCTATCTTCCATTTGGCTTTATTCTAGCCTTTTGGCGCGGTGTCGGCATGAGTTTAGCTGTGCTTTCGCTTCTGCTACCTTCGAAGCAATCGGTATCCGTTGGGTAG
- a CDS encoding DUF2304 domain-containing protein, giving the protein MSIFQIVSLGILSLLIVTTFYRGVVTHGRAGVWLLWFMLFVATFIAILMPNMTADIARFVGIGRGTDLVLYSFVVASLIAFFLIFVRMRRVDREITKLVRDIAIRHAIEPADTSSTQNRQS; this is encoded by the coding sequence ATGAGTATTTTTCAAATTGTCAGTCTAGGTATCTTATCTCTCCTGATTGTCACGACATTTTATCGAGGTGTTGTCACGCATGGTCGAGCGGGCGTGTGGCTTCTGTGGTTTATGCTGTTTGTTGCGACCTTTATCGCGATTTTAATGCCAAACATGACTGCTGACATTGCGCGCTTTGTAGGTATTGGTCGCGGCACTGACTTGGTGCTTTACTCTTTTGTGGTTGCCTCCCTTATTGCGTTTTTCCTTATCTTCGTGCGTATGCGACGTGTGGATCGGGAAATCACTAAATTGGTTCGCGATATTGCTATTCGGCATGCCATCGAACCCGCTGACACCTCTTCAACACAAAACCGACAAAGCTAG
- a CDS encoding DUF1003 domain-containing protein, with protein sequence MYKTTKPPEMVQCMICEQDKAKHRCAVPAALRPSLSEFMAERHSKDWNDRGYVCKSCLDNERQLHVLSQLEKERGQLSSMEAEVLRVATAHTSIAEHLDEQFETKLTVGQRVADRVARVGGSWPFVIAFSVCLSAWIALNTIVLRAEAFDPYPYILLNLGLSCLAAIQAPIIMMSQNRVSSRDRLEADADFRTNLKSEIEIAALHEKIDHLLHVQWEHMVEIQQTQLDLLSELRANRD encoded by the coding sequence ATGTATAAAACCACTAAACCACCCGAGATGGTGCAATGCATGATCTGCGAGCAAGACAAGGCAAAGCACCGTTGCGCCGTACCTGCTGCGCTTCGGCCTTCACTCTCTGAGTTCATGGCCGAGCGTCATTCTAAGGACTGGAACGATCGGGGCTACGTTTGTAAATCGTGCTTGGATAACGAACGGCAGCTTCATGTGCTTTCCCAGCTAGAAAAAGAACGCGGCCAACTCTCGAGCATGGAAGCTGAAGTCTTACGCGTAGCTACAGCGCACACTTCTATTGCTGAACATCTAGACGAGCAATTCGAAACCAAATTAACCGTTGGGCAACGCGTTGCCGATCGCGTGGCGCGCGTGGGCGGCTCTTGGCCTTTTGTTATCGCTTTTAGTGTTTGCCTTAGTGCCTGGATAGCGCTCAACACCATCGTACTTCGAGCCGAAGCCTTTGATCCCTACCCCTATATTCTTCTTAATCTTGGCTTGTCGTGTCTTGCTGCCATCCAAGCGCCCATTATTATGATGAGTCAAAATCGTGTCTCCTCGCGTGATAGGCTCGAAGCAGACGCCGACTTTAGAACTAACCTTAAGTCCGAAATCGAGATCGCTGCACTGCACGAAAAAATCGACCATCTTTTGCACGTGCAGTGGGAGCATATGGTTGAAATTCAGCAAACCCAACTGGACCTGCTTTCCGAGCTTCGAGCTAACCGCGACTGA
- a CDS encoding DedA family protein — MMWIELVSHASLALIVLALIATGLGLPLPEDILLLLAGALCHRSHLFIPWTILGCALGVLGGDILLFSTAKHLGSKALDKALFRKLLPKQRQARISAMFQKRGAVIIFVARHLAGIRAAVFAMAGMHGMLLKKFMFWDMLGMCISVPLMVSLGYLFSEHLDLVQKGVSSTEHWLASTAVIAILGFLMFGALSRKHLE, encoded by the coding sequence ATGATGTGGATTGAGCTTGTGAGTCATGCTTCTTTGGCGCTTATCGTCCTTGCCCTGATTGCAACCGGCCTTGGTTTGCCCTTACCAGAAGATATTCTACTTCTGCTCGCCGGAGCTCTTTGTCATCGGAGCCATCTTTTCATTCCTTGGACAATTCTTGGCTGCGCACTTGGTGTACTTGGCGGTGATATATTGCTTTTTAGCACCGCTAAGCATCTAGGTAGCAAGGCGCTCGATAAAGCCTTATTTCGAAAACTTTTACCAAAACAACGCCAGGCTCGGATTAGTGCCATGTTTCAGAAACGAGGTGCTGTGATAATTTTTGTGGCGCGACATCTAGCCGGCATACGCGCAGCAGTTTTTGCTATGGCTGGAATGCACGGGATGCTTCTAAAAAAGTTTATGTTTTGGGATATGCTTGGCATGTGCATCAGCGTCCCACTGATGGTTAGCCTCGGTTACCTATTTTCCGAACACTTGGATCTTGTACAAAAAGGTGTATCAAGTACTGAACACTGGCTCGCAAGCACCGCCGTGATCGCAATATTAGGCTTTCTCATGTTCGGCGCACTTTCTCGTAAACACCTAGAATAA
- a CDS encoding glycosyltransferase family 2 protein: MSEEAKAIVDIEQDLALRELSTDGVFIVMPAYNEEQVIGEVVSNLRQYFKNIVVVDDGSSDDTVLAAQRSGAAVLRHVVNRGQGAALQTGISFSLLKGAEIIVTYDADGQHELADVFHLIEAVAKKEVDVALGSRFLKDNASLPPSRRALLRVAVLFSRLTSGLKVSDAHNGMRAFSRKAAEKIEITLDRMAHASEILDEIRIHHLSYREIPVTIHYTEYSRAKGQRATAAISIALDYLLGKYIK; encoded by the coding sequence ATGTCTGAGGAAGCTAAAGCAATAGTTGATATCGAGCAGGACTTAGCGCTGCGCGAGCTATCTACCGATGGCGTATTTATTGTGATGCCTGCTTACAATGAAGAGCAGGTGATCGGGGAAGTTGTCAGTAATCTTCGTCAGTATTTTAAAAACATCGTTGTCGTCGACGATGGTTCCAGTGACGATACTGTGCTTGCTGCACAGCGGTCTGGAGCGGCGGTTCTACGTCATGTTGTCAACCGTGGTCAGGGTGCTGCCCTTCAGACCGGCATTAGTTTTTCACTTCTGAAAGGTGCCGAGATTATCGTTACCTACGATGCGGACGGACAACACGAGCTTGCTGATGTGTTTCACCTCATCGAAGCTGTTGCAAAGAAGGAAGTTGACGTTGCCTTGGGTTCGCGTTTCTTGAAAGACAACGCATCTTTGCCGCCTTCGCGCCGTGCACTGCTGCGCGTGGCCGTTTTGTTCTCGCGGCTTACTTCAGGGCTGAAGGTCTCGGATGCGCACAATGGTATGCGTGCTTTTTCTCGAAAGGCTGCCGAAAAGATCGAAATCACACTTGATCGCATGGCTCATGCCAGTGAGATTCTTGACGAGATACGTATTCATCATTTGAGCTATCGAGAAATTCCCGTAACGATTCACTACACGGAATATTCGCGTGCAAAAGGACAGCGTGCGACTGCCGCCATAAGCATCGCTTTGGATTATTTGCTCGGAAAGTACATCAAATGA